In Streptomyces sp. NBC_00569, a single genomic region encodes these proteins:
- a CDS encoding transposase — translation MPRRELNDEDGELVRPHLPIGQYGPYPEHLRDQLEGLIWRFRTGSPWRDVPEAYGSWSRVYDRFAQWRAAGVFAAVMEADLNPR, via the coding sequence GTGCCGCGACGCGAACTGAACGATGAAGACGGGGAGTTGGTCCGCCCTCACCTGCCGATCGGGCAGTACGGCCCCTATCCGGAGCACCTGCGTGACCAGCTGGAAGGGCTCATCTGGCGGTTCCGCACAGGCAGCCCGTGGCGGGACGTCCCTGAGGCATACGGCTCCTGGTCCAGGGTCTACGACCGATTCGCGCAGTGGCGCGCTGCCGGGGTGTTCGCCGCCGTGATGGAGGCCGATTTGAACCCACGGTGA